A DNA window from Kitasatospora atroaurantiaca contains the following coding sequences:
- the deoC gene encoding deoxyribose-phosphate aldolase has translation MSTVAANALGAAGGGLQDVAASEASLRRFLHGLPGVDAVGLEARAATLGTRSIKTTAKANAIDLAISMIDLTTLEGADTVGKVRALCTKGRNPDPSDPTTPRVAAICVYPDMVATAKAALKGTDIQVASVATAFPAGRAALPVKLADTADAVAAGADEIDMVIDRGAFLSGHYLSVFNEITAVKEACKRPDGTSAHLKVIFETGELQTYDNVRRASWLAMLAGADFIKTSTGKVAVNATPPVTLLMLEAVRDFKEQTGIQVGVKPAGGIKTTKDAMKYLVMVNETLGDDWLTPHWFRFGASSLLNDLLMQRQKLTTGRYSGPDYVTVD, from the coding sequence CCTCGGCGCTGCGGGCGGCGGCCTTCAGGACGTTGCGGCGTCCGAGGCCTCACTCCGCCGCTTCCTGCACGGCCTGCCCGGCGTCGACGCCGTCGGCCTGGAAGCCCGCGCCGCCACCCTCGGCACCCGTTCGATCAAGACCACGGCGAAGGCGAATGCCATCGACCTGGCGATCTCGATGATCGACCTGACCACGCTGGAAGGCGCGGACACGGTCGGCAAGGTGCGCGCCCTGTGCACCAAGGGCCGGAACCCCGACCCGAGCGATCCGACCACCCCCCGCGTCGCCGCGATCTGTGTCTACCCGGACATGGTCGCCACCGCGAAGGCGGCGCTGAAGGGCACCGACATCCAGGTCGCCTCGGTCGCCACCGCCTTCCCCGCCGGGCGCGCCGCGCTCCCGGTGAAGCTGGCCGACACCGCCGACGCGGTCGCCGCCGGCGCCGACGAGATCGACATGGTGATCGACCGGGGGGCCTTCCTCTCCGGCCACTACCTGTCGGTCTTCAACGAGATCACCGCCGTCAAGGAGGCCTGCAAGCGCCCCGACGGCACCTCGGCCCACCTCAAGGTGATCTTCGAGACCGGCGAGCTGCAGACGTACGACAACGTGCGCCGCGCCTCCTGGCTGGCCATGCTGGCCGGCGCCGACTTCATCAAGACCTCCACCGGCAAGGTCGCGGTCAACGCGACTCCCCCGGTCACCCTGCTGATGCTCGAAGCCGTCCGCGACTTCAAGGAGCAGACTGGTATCCAGGTCGGTGTGAAGCCCGCCGGTGGCATCAAGACCACCAAGGACGCCATGAAGTACCTGGTCATGGTCAACGAGACACTCGGCGACGACTGGCTGACCCCGCACTGGTTCCGCTTCGGCGCCTCCAGCCTGCTCAACGACCTGCTGATGCAGCGTCAGAAGCTGACCACCGGCCGGTACTCCGGTCCCGACTACGTGACGGTGGACTGA
- a CDS encoding aldehyde dehydrogenase family protein — protein MSDVTTRLDVFKTYKLYVGGKFPRSESGRVYEVTDSKGQWLANAPLGTRKDTRDAVLAARAAVKGWSGTTAYNRGQVLYRVAEMLQGRREQFTAEVATAEGIGAKKAAALVDQAIDRWVWYAGWTDKVAQIAGGSNPVAGPFFNLSVPEPTGVIGVVAPQTGYGYSFLGLISVIAPAIATGNTVVVAAATDAPLPALSLGEVLATSDLPGGVVNIISGRTADIAPTLASHQDVNGLDLTGAIAADGPGAAAELEASAADTLKRVIRPVEEPSALDWTNAPTTDRLLSFLETKTVWHPMGI, from the coding sequence ATGTCTGATGTCACCACGCGACTTGACGTCTTCAAGACCTACAAGCTGTACGTCGGCGGGAAGTTCCCCCGCTCCGAGAGCGGGCGGGTGTACGAGGTGACCGACAGCAAGGGCCAGTGGCTCGCCAACGCCCCGCTCGGCACCCGTAAGGACACCCGCGATGCCGTGCTCGCCGCCCGCGCGGCGGTCAAGGGCTGGTCGGGCACCACCGCGTACAACCGCGGCCAGGTGCTGTACCGGGTCGCGGAGATGCTGCAGGGCCGCCGCGAGCAGTTCACTGCCGAGGTGGCCACCGCCGAGGGCATCGGCGCGAAGAAGGCCGCCGCCCTGGTGGACCAGGCCATCGACCGCTGGGTCTGGTACGCGGGCTGGACGGACAAGGTCGCCCAGATCGCGGGCGGCTCCAACCCGGTCGCCGGGCCCTTCTTCAACCTGTCCGTGCCGGAGCCGACCGGCGTGATCGGCGTCGTGGCGCCGCAGACCGGGTACGGCTACTCCTTCCTCGGCCTGATCTCGGTGATCGCACCCGCGATCGCCACCGGCAACACGGTCGTGGTGGCCGCCGCCACCGACGCCCCGCTGCCGGCGCTCTCGCTGGGCGAGGTGCTGGCGACGTCCGACCTGCCGGGTGGTGTCGTCAACATCATCTCCGGCCGTACCGCGGACATCGCCCCGACGCTGGCCTCGCACCAGGACGTCAACGGCCTCGACCTCACGGGTGCGATTGCCGCCGACGGCCCCGGCGCGGCAGCCGAGCTGGAGGCCTCCGCCGCGGATACGCTGAAGCGAGTCATCCGGCCGGTGGAGGAGCCGTCCGCGTTGGACTGGACCAATGCGCCCACCACGGACCGCCTACTCTCCTTCCTGGAGACCAAGACGGTCTGGCACCCGATGGGCATCTGA
- a CDS encoding aldehyde dehydrogenase family protein, whose product MAKNKNIAESVSANAGARKSGLFEYAPAPESPAAAGDIATSYGHFIGGEFVDSSGSEALKTVNPATEQVLAEFAHGTDEDVDRAVTAARKAFADWSALPGSERAKYLFRIARIIQERSRELAVLESIDNGKPIRETRDVDLPLVAAHFFYYAGWADKLDYAGFGTAPKPLGVAGQVIPWNFPLLMLAWKIAPALATGNTVVLKPAETTPLTALRFAEICRQAGLPKGVVNIVTGDGRTGAALTAHPDVNKVAFTGSTPVGRAIAKQLAGSRKKLSLELGGKAANIVFDDAPIDQAVEGIVNGIFFNQGHVCCAGSRLLVQESIQDELLDALKRRMATLRVGDPLDKNTDIGAINSAAQLARITALTDAGEAEGAERWSPACELPGSGFWFKPTLFTGVSQAHRIAQEEIFGPVLSVLTFRTPTEAVEKANNTPYGLSAGIWTEKGSRILWMANQLKAGVVWANTFNKFDPTSPFGGYKESGYGREGGRHGLEAYLDV is encoded by the coding sequence ATGGCCAAGAACAAGAACATCGCAGAGTCCGTGAGCGCGAACGCCGGCGCCAGGAAGAGCGGCCTCTTCGAGTACGCCCCCGCGCCCGAGTCCCCCGCCGCAGCCGGTGACATCGCGACCTCGTACGGCCACTTCATCGGCGGCGAGTTCGTCGACAGCAGTGGCAGCGAGGCCCTGAAGACCGTCAACCCGGCCACCGAGCAGGTGCTCGCCGAGTTCGCGCACGGCACGGACGAGGACGTGGACCGCGCGGTCACGGCCGCCCGCAAGGCGTTCGCCGACTGGTCGGCGCTGCCGGGCAGCGAGCGCGCCAAGTACCTGTTCCGGATCGCCCGGATCATCCAGGAGCGCTCGCGCGAGCTGGCCGTGCTGGAGTCGATCGACAACGGCAAGCCGATCCGCGAGACCCGCGACGTCGACCTCCCCCTCGTCGCCGCGCACTTCTTCTACTACGCGGGCTGGGCCGACAAGCTGGACTACGCCGGCTTCGGCACCGCTCCGAAGCCGCTCGGTGTGGCCGGCCAGGTCATCCCGTGGAACTTCCCGCTGCTGATGCTGGCCTGGAAGATCGCCCCGGCCCTCGCGACCGGCAACACGGTCGTCCTGAAGCCGGCCGAGACCACCCCGCTGACCGCGCTGCGCTTCGCCGAGATCTGCCGCCAGGCCGGTCTGCCGAAGGGCGTCGTCAACATCGTCACCGGTGACGGCCGTACCGGCGCCGCGCTCACCGCGCACCCGGACGTCAACAAGGTCGCCTTCACCGGCTCGACCCCCGTCGGCCGGGCGATCGCCAAGCAGCTGGCGGGCAGCCGCAAGAAGCTGTCGCTGGAGCTCGGCGGCAAGGCCGCGAACATCGTCTTCGACGACGCGCCGATCGACCAGGCGGTCGAGGGCATCGTCAACGGCATCTTCTTCAACCAGGGCCACGTCTGCTGCGCGGGCTCGCGCCTGCTGGTCCAGGAGTCGATCCAGGACGAGCTGCTGGACGCCCTCAAGCGCCGGATGGCCACCCTGCGCGTCGGCGACCCGCTGGACAAGAACACCGACATCGGCGCGATCAACTCGGCCGCCCAGCTGGCCCGGATCACCGCGCTGACGGACGCCGGCGAGGCCGAGGGCGCCGAGCGCTGGTCGCCCGCCTGCGAGCTGCCCGGCTCCGGCTTCTGGTTCAAGCCGACGCTGTTCACCGGCGTCAGCCAGGCCCACCGGATCGCCCAGGAGGAGATCTTCGGCCCGGTGCTGTCGGTGCTGACCTTCCGTACGCCCACCGAGGCCGTCGAGAAGGCCAACAATACGCCGTACGGTCTCTCGGCCGGCATCTGGACCGAGAAGGGCTCGCGCATCCTCTGGATGGCGAACCAGCTCAAGGCCGGTGTGGTCTGGGCCAACACCTTCAACAAGTTCGACCCGACCTCGCCGTTCGGCGGCTACAAGGAGTCGGGCTACGGCCGCGAGGGTGGCCGGCACGGTCTGGAGGCCTACCTCGATGTCTGA